From the Solanum stenotomum isolate F172 chromosome 4, ASM1918654v1, whole genome shotgun sequence genome, one window contains:
- the LOC125861780 gene encoding polygalacturonase-like, which produces MSYIILFPLILMNIIIFLFNSSIAANSMYNVQSYGAKSDGKSDSSKAFISAWTAACASSSAATIYVPKGSYLLSNAYFYGQTCKSNAITINIEGTLVAPSDYNVIGKSGNWIKFERVNGVSIVGGTLDGQGTGLWTCKNSGKGCPKGATTLAFYNSNDIAISGLTSQDSQMFHILLDRCHNAKLQGVKISAPGNSPNTDGIHLQSSSDVTILNSQIGTGDDCISIGPGNSNLWFENIACGPGHGISIGSLGWEMQEAGVQNVTVKTSSFTGTENGVRVKTWARPSNGFVRNVLFQHVVMNNVENPIIIDQNYCPGSGNCPEQGSGIKVSDITYDDVHGTSATEVAVKFDCSKTNPCNGIKLLDVKLSYKDHPAEASCVNAGGMASGLQQPTSCLQV; this is translated from the exons ATGAGTTACATTATTCTTTTCCCACTTATTCTCATGAACAtaatcatctttttattcaacTCATCAATTGCTGCAAATTCCATGTACAATGTCCAAAGCTATGGAGCCAAATCTGACGGAAAATCGGATTCATCCAAGGCGTTCATTAGTGCATGGACTGCAGCGTGTGCATCTAGTAGCGCGGCCACCATTTACGTGCCAAAAGGAAGTTATCTTCTAAGTAATGCATATTTCTATGGCCAAACATGTAAGAGTAATGCCATAACGATAAATATTGAAGGTACACTTGTAGCTCCTTCTGACTATAATGTTATTGGCAAATCTGGTAATTGGATTAAATTTGAACGAGTCAACGGAGTTTCTATCGTTGGTGGAACTCTAGATGGACAAGGTACCGGTCTTTGGACATGCAAAAACTCTGGCAAAGGTTGTCCCAAAGGAGCCACG ACATTAGCTTTCTACAACTCAAATGACATTGCAATAAGTGGATTAACTTCACAAGACAGCCAGATGTTCCATATTTTGTTAGACAGATGCCATAATGCAAAGTTACAAGGAGTGAAGATTTCAGCACCGGGAAATAGCCCCAACACTGATGGAATTCATTTACAATCATCTTCTGATGTTACTATCTTGAATTCCCAAATTGGAACTGGTGATGATTGTATCTCAATTGGTCCTGGCAACTCCAACTTGTGGTTCGAAAACATTGCTTGTGGCCCTGGCCATGGAATAAG CATTGGGAGCTTAGGTTGGGAGATGCAAGAGGCAGGAGTACAAAATGTGACAGTTAAAACATCATCATTTACTGGGACTGAGAATGGTGTGAGGGTCAAAACATGGGCAAGGCCTAGCAATGGCTTTGTTAGGAATGTACTTTTTCAACATGTAGTCATGAATAATGTCGAAAATCCCATCATCATTGATCAAAATTACTGCCCTGGTAGTGGAAATTGTCCTGAACAG GGTTCAGGCATCAAGGTTAGTGACATAACGTATGATGACGTACATGGAACATCGGCTACAGAAGTTGCAGTGAAATTCGATTGTAGCAAAACAAATCCATGTAATGGAATAAAATTATTGGATGTGAAACTTAGTTATAAGGATCATCCAGCAGAAGCTTCATGTGTTAATGCTGGAGGAATGGCTTCTGGTCTACAACAACCTACTAGCTGCTTACAAGTTTGA